From Hymenobacter sedentarius, a single genomic window includes:
- a CDS encoding IS5 family transposase, with protein sequence MVDGYQPLTDSQWQVMQPLLPVHGNRRLCLRQVLDAVRYVCRTDCQWRALPAGFPAWTAVYYYFRRWHPVVWARLNEALNRADRLAADRAATPSLVCVDSQSVQLALRIFEHRGTDGGKHVNGRKRQIITDVEGRIFACYVHAANGHDGTAAALGLLPKRPVWGQRLVTVLTDNGYRGGFAAHLQALGLRHELASRPPSVRGFVPVAKRWVVEHTFAWLACFRRLAVDYEFTPASHQAWLLIANSTRCLNRICPN encoded by the coding sequence ATGGTTGACGGCTATCAACCCCTTACTGACTCGCAGTGGCAAGTTATGCAGCCGCTGCTGCCCGTGCACGGCAACCGGCGCCTGTGCTTGCGACAGGTGCTCGACGCCGTGCGCTACGTCTGCCGCACGGACTGCCAGTGGCGCGCCCTGCCGGCCGGTTTCCCGGCGTGGACGGCCGTGTACTACTATTTCCGGCGCTGGCATCCCGTCGTGTGGGCCCGCCTCAATGAAGCGCTGAACCGGGCCGACCGCTTGGCGGCCGACCGGGCCGCAACGCCTTCACTCGTGTGCGTGGACAGCCAAAGCGTCCAGTTGGCGCTCCGCATTTTTGAGCATCGGGGCACCGACGGGGGCAAGCACGTCAACGGCCGCAAACGGCAGATAATCACCGACGTGGAGGGCCGCATTTTCGCCTGTTACGTGCACGCGGCCAACGGCCACGACGGCACGGCCGCCGCGCTGGGCCTGCTGCCCAAGCGCCCCGTCTGGGGCCAGCGCCTGGTCACCGTGCTCACCGACAACGGCTACCGCGGCGGCTTTGCCGCTCACCTGCAGGCGCTGGGCCTGCGCCACGAACTGGCCAGCCGGCCGCCGAGTGTGCGCGGCTTTGTGCCCGTGGCCAAGCGGTGGGTCGTCGAACACACCTTCGCCTGGCTCGCCTGTTTTCGGCGCTTGGCGGTCGATTACGAATTCACTCCCGCCAGCCATCAAGCGTGGCTGCTCATTGCGAATTCAACCAGGTGCCTCAATCGGATATGCCCCAACTAA